In Desulfatibacillum aliphaticivorans DSM 15576, the genomic stretch CAACCCTGCCTGACAGTGCAGCCGATGTACAGCCCGCGTGACTTTTTCAACAATCGGAGCCTTATTTTCATCCGCGTCCGGCAAACAAAAGTTTTCAGGCCCGACTCTTGCGGAAAAATCCGGCCAGGGTATTCGCCGGCGGCAAGGCCTTCCACCCGCCTTTCCCCAGCCTCCTTTAAGCCGGGTTTTGTGTTCCATCCCCCCCCCAGAAATCCTCCGGAACCGAAAAGGACGTCAGACTTCATTATGGCGCCTCGCCGACAAGGGGACGTCAAAAGCCATAAGGCCTCCTATATTTAGCTCGGATGTGGTATTTTCCGTCAAAGAGCAGTTGAAAGGTTGCGCAATGAAGATAATCCTGCGGACGCTCAACTTTTGCATATACTGCAGCTTCGGAGGCGCCAGCCTCCCTCACTTAGGAACATCCGTGGAAAAATGGAGGACGCCTCATGGAATTCGTTCAGGCTACGGAAAAGCACGTTGCATCCTATGCGGAACAGATCATTGATCTGATCCACAGCACTGGCCAGGCGGCCTTCGGGTACCAGTTTGTCAGCCGGGAGTATTTTGACAGGATTGTAGGCGCCTCTTTGGCTTCGCCCGGAACATTGTTTGGATACGACAGGATTACGCTTGCCATGGATGGGAGCCAACTGCTGGGCATGGAGGCGGGATTTGAGGGTCCCGGATTTCTTTTGCGGAAAAAGGCCATGGCTTCGGTTTATCCTGAACTGATTGAGTCGGGGGCTCTGCCGCGGGACGTTCTTGGCGAGATGGGAACGCGGGGCTATCAATGCGGCTACCTCAATCCCAACATTCCAAAAAATGTGTATTATGTTCTGACTCTCGCCGTTGACGCGCAGAGCAGGGGAAAAAAGATCGGCGCCGGCCTGCTTTCCAATGCCATGGATAAGGCCAAGGCCGCAGGCTATCGCGGCCTGCATCTGGACGTTTTTGCGGATAATCCCGCCGTGGGCTTTTACAAGGCCATGGGACTAACCTGCTTGGCTGAAACCCTGGCGCCCGCGCCCAGTCAAAACGGCGTTCCCAAAGGCTTGCGCATGGCCATGGATTTTTAGAGGAATACGCAGCCGGTGCAACAAAAAAGTCCCCCAGGAATATGGCGTCCCCAAGAATATAGGAGTTATGAAATAACAAAGGCTAACCCACCCCGGTCAATGGGGAGGGTTAGCCTTTGTGCGTCCACATTGGCTCCAAATTTCTTATTATACCTTGAAGCCTTTTTTTATGTCTTGAAAGCTAAGGCCGAACTCATGGAATAAATTCGTCAATGGCTTTCAGCAGCGTTTCGGTTTGATTCTCCATTAACCCGAGCCCTGAATTTTTCCTGAAAACTATTTTCCGGCCCTTGTCCACCACAATATACACCCGGCTGGCCACCGGCAAGACGCTATGTTTGGCGGCGTATGCTTTGATGACCTTGGCTTCCGCGTCCGAAAGCAAGGTCAGATTTTTCAGGTCGTGTTTTTTTATGAATTTTTGGTGAGAGGCGACCGAATCCTTGCTGATGCCAAGAACTTTCACTCCCCGGGATTCAAACTGGCCGATGTTTTGTTGAAACTCAACAAATTCCGGCGTTCAGTTTTTGGAGTCGTCTTTGGGGTAAAAGGCTATTACCGCTCCGTTGTGCGTTTCCAGAACCTGGCTCAAAGTGACGGCGGCGCGGTTTTGGTCGGGCAGGGTAAAATCCCCGGCAATGTCTCCCACGGCCTGGGAACCCTTGGCATGTTTATGCGCGGAGCAGCCCCCTAAAACCGCGAGCAATAGAATTAAAATCAATAACGAAATTTTGGGCACGTCTTCTCCCCCTTCTTGAAAAACGGGTTAGGTTGCTTGCCTGACGTTTTGGGCCTTAGGAACCCCCTGTCGTCAAAGCGGCATTTATTTAACACGCAATTTAATTGTGCGCAATACAATTCTGCGCGCCAGTTGTTTTTCCAGGTGGATTGTGACACACTGATCCCAGCCGCATTTAGCCTGGGAGCTTTTAATATGAGTAATGACGAATTGTTGAAGCTGGATAATCAGTTGTGTTTTTTGTTGTACGCCTGCTCCAGGGGGGTGACCCGGACCTATCGGCCGCTCCTGGCGGAGCTGGATATCACCTACCCCCAATACCTGGTTATGCTGGTGCTATGGGAGGAAGATGGGCCGTCCATCAAATCCCTGGGGCGCCGGTTGTATCTGGATTCAGGAACGCTCACCCCCTTGCTAAAGCGTTTGGAGGCCTCGGGATTAATTGTGCGTAAAAGATCTTCAGATGATGAGCGCATTGTCAAGGTGCTCCTTACAGACAAGGGAAAGGCCATGAAAGAAAGGGCCTACGCCATCCCGGAAGCCCTGCTTTGTCCTAGTGGGTTGTCAGGCGAGGAGTTTGTGGGATTGAAATCGCTGCTCGAAACCTTGTTGGAGCGTCTCCGCAATTTTGAAGCCAATGGAAAGGACTGTCGGGACATCATGCAATCATTTAAGAGCGAAAAGGCTTAAGGCCGGGCCGATAGAATTCTCCGCAAAGAAAACGCCTCTAAAAAAGGCCGCCGAAAAGGGGGGAATCGGCTGCCTGCTTTTACTGGCGCCCTTCTTCCTGATATGTCCGAGCGTCCGTGGACTACGCAGGGGCGCTGCTTGCTTGCTGCGCCCAAATAACAACTGCCTCCTAATCCGTCATTCCCGAGCGTCCCTATCGGGAAACAAGAGTCTTTGCCCTATATATTTGGACAGCCTGACAGTATAGTGCGCCGCCAGGATTGCACAGCGACATGCAGGTCGGATTATGCGGAGCCGGGATAGCGTTCTGGACAGGGCTGGCGTATAAACCTCCATAAAAGCGCGGCAGGCGCCCCATCAGCAAGACATGATTTCAGTAGGATGCATATAGTGGGTTAATCAGGGCATCCCTCAAAATTTCCTAAAAACTCCCTGAGGGAGATCGCCGATGTCTGCCAGATTTGTTCCGAAGCCTCAAGGGTATTTTGGAACAGACACTATTTGCTTGGCAATGGATGTCCCGCATAACATCTTGCTATAAATGTAAAATATCGTCTTAACTCACGGACGGTCCCTTAATACGTTTTTCATTCCGCCATGAAAAGTGGCTGAGTTTCCAGAGGTTAAAGTTTTTGATTTTTTTGATGAACACT encodes the following:
- a CDS encoding GNAT family N-acetyltransferase, yielding MEFVQATEKHVASYAEQIIDLIHSTGQAAFGYQFVSREYFDRIVGASLASPGTLFGYDRITLAMDGSQLLGMEAGFEGPGFLLRKKAMASVYPELIESGALPRDVLGEMGTRGYQCGYLNPNIPKNVYYVLTLAVDAQSRGKKIGAGLLSNAMDKAKAAGYRGLHLDVFADNPAVGFYKAMGLTCLAETLAPAPSQNGVPKGLRMAMDF
- a CDS encoding redoxin domain-containing protein, with amino-acid sequence MPKISLLILILLLAVLGGCSAHKHAKGSQAVGDIAGDFTLPDQNRAAVTLSQVLETHNGAVIAFYPKDDSKN
- a CDS encoding MarR family winged helix-turn-helix transcriptional regulator — encoded protein: MSNDELLKLDNQLCFLLYACSRGVTRTYRPLLAELDITYPQYLVMLVLWEEDGPSIKSLGRRLYLDSGTLTPLLKRLEASGLIVRKRSSDDERIVKVLLTDKGKAMKERAYAIPEALLCPSGLSGEEFVGLKSLLETLLERLRNFEANGKDCRDIMQSFKSEKA